From Echinicola jeungdonensis, the proteins below share one genomic window:
- the pyrR gene encoding bifunctional pyr operon transcriptional regulator/uracil phosphoribosyltransferase PyrR produces MQKRLVLDQKQISITLSRFCHQLIENHDDFKDTILLGLQPRGTLVLDRIVERLKEISGIEVPSGRLDATFHRDDFRRRDIPLKANETRIDFLIENKKVILVDDVLYKGRSVRAAMDAMIAFGRPQKVELMVLIDRKFTRDYPIKPDYFGRQVNTLESQYVSVEWASQGFEEDAIWITEKEVKSV; encoded by the coding sequence ATGCAAAAAAGACTAGTTTTAGATCAGAAGCAAATATCCATTACATTAAGCCGGTTTTGTCATCAGTTGATAGAAAATCATGATGACTTTAAAGATACCATTTTGCTGGGTTTGCAACCTAGAGGGACTTTGGTTTTGGACAGGATAGTGGAAAGGCTCAAGGAAATCAGTGGGATTGAGGTGCCATCAGGGCGTTTGGATGCAACATTTCACCGGGATGATTTTAGAAGAAGAGATATTCCTCTAAAAGCCAATGAAACCAGGATTGATTTTTTGATTGAAAATAAAAAAGTCATTCTTGTGGATGATGTGCTTTATAAGGGAAGGTCTGTAAGAGCAGCCATGGATGCCATGATAGCTTTTGGAAGACCCCAGAAGGTAGAATTGATGGTGTTGATAGACCGGAAGTTTACCCGGGATTACCCCATCAAACCGGATTATTTTGGCCGTCAGGTCAATACCCTGGAAAGTCAATATGTTAGCGTGGAATGGGCATCACAAGGTTTCGAAGAAGATGCAATTTGGATAACAGAAAAAGAAGTTAAAAGCGTATAA